A stretch of Cicer arietinum cultivar CDC Frontier isolate Library 1 chromosome 5, Cicar.CDCFrontier_v2.0, whole genome shotgun sequence DNA encodes these proteins:
- the LOC101507076 gene encoding calcium-dependent protein kinase 26-like, with protein sequence MLLPRFSSSIMGLKQMFGPPVSYFIYCSVVYHRFGQVYFTANTLLIFCPASAALLKVFSFWSSKTQQGIFDAVLKGHIDFDSDPWPLISDSGKDLIRKMLCSQPSDRLTAHQVLCHPWICENGVAPDRSLDPTVLSRLKQFSAMNKLKKMALRVIAESLSEEEIAGLREMFQTMDTDNSGAITFDELKAGLRRYGSTLKDTEIRDLMEAVGC encoded by the exons ATGTTGCTCCCGAGGTTCTCCTCAAGCATTATGGGCCTGAAGCAGATGTTTGGACCGCCGGTGTCATACTTTATATATTGCTCAGTGGTGTACCACCGTTTTGGGCAGGTATATTTCACTGCTAACACTCTTTTGATCTTTTGCCCTGCATCTGCAGCATTACTAAAAGTTTTTTCGTTTTGGAGCTCAAAGACCCAGCAGGGTATATTTGATGCTGTATTGAAGGGACATATAGATTTTGACTCAGATCCATGGCCTCTAATATCTGATAGTGGAAAAGATCTGATTAGAAAGATGTTGTGTTCTCAGCCTTCAGATCGGTTGACTGCTCATCAAGTCTTAT GTCATCCTTGGATATGTGAAAATGGAGTTGCCCCTGACAGATCATTGGACCCTACTGTTCTTTCTCGTCTCAAACAGTTTTCTGCAATGAATAAGCTAAAGAAGATGGCATTGCGG GTAATTGCCGAAAGTCTATCTGAAGAGGAAATTGCTGGTTTGAGAGAAATGTTCCAGACTATGGATACTGATAACAGTGGTGCAATCACTTTTGATGAACTCAAAGCTGGTCTAAGAAGATATGGGTCTACCCTTAAGGATACAGAAATACGCGATCTTATGGAAGCGGTAGGGTGTTAG